A genomic window from Variovorax paradoxus includes:
- a CDS encoding DMT family transporter, which produces MRLTHGGAVWLMVVVTLMWGTAGVVTRHLAQAHSFEITFWRSLFTTLALLVILPLWRGRAVFSQLRRGGRELWISGVCWAVMFTAFMVALTLASTASVLVTMSLGPLLTALAARFFIGHKLPARTWLAIVVAGAGIGWMYGTQLMQGGGGSLAGTLLALCVPLAGAANWTVVQHAQAKGHKVDLVPAVLIGAVLTALFTLPFAWPFRASAHDLGLLAFLGVFQLAIPCVLSVLCAQVLKAPEVALLALLEVIFGIALAWIGAGEQPAASVLTGGALVIGALVFNELLALRGRRTTVADTVVPGAH; this is translated from the coding sequence ATGCGCCTGACGCACGGCGGCGCCGTCTGGCTGATGGTCGTCGTGACCCTGATGTGGGGCACGGCGGGCGTCGTCACACGGCATCTGGCGCAGGCGCACAGTTTCGAGATCACCTTCTGGCGCAGCCTCTTCACGACGCTGGCGCTGCTGGTGATCTTGCCGCTTTGGCGCGGCCGCGCCGTGTTCTCGCAACTGCGCCGCGGCGGGCGCGAACTCTGGATTTCGGGCGTGTGCTGGGCCGTGATGTTCACGGCCTTCATGGTCGCGCTCACGCTGGCTTCGACGGCCAGCGTGCTCGTCACCATGTCGCTCGGGCCATTGCTCACCGCGCTGGCGGCACGCTTCTTCATCGGCCACAAGCTGCCCGCGCGCACCTGGCTGGCCATCGTGGTCGCGGGTGCGGGCATCGGCTGGATGTACGGTACACAGTTGATGCAGGGCGGGGGCGGATCGTTGGCCGGCACGCTGCTCGCGCTGTGTGTGCCGCTGGCCGGCGCGGCCAACTGGACCGTCGTTCAGCACGCGCAGGCAAAGGGCCACAAGGTGGATCTGGTGCCTGCGGTGCTCATCGGCGCGGTGCTTACAGCGCTCTTCACGCTGCCATTTGCGTGGCCCTTCCGTGCAAGTGCGCATGACCTTGGACTGCTGGCCTTTCTGGGCGTGTTCCAGCTCGCCATTCCCTGCGTTCTGTCGGTGCTGTGCGCCCAGGTGCTGAAGGCGCCCGAAGTCGCGCTGCTGGCCTTGCTGGAGGTGATCTTCGGCATTGCGCTGGCCTGGATCGGTGCGGGCGAGCAGCCCGCAGCGAGCGTGCTGACCGGCGGGGCGCTGGTCATTGGCGCGCTGGTGTTCAACGAACTGTTGGCGCTGCGCGGTCGGCGCACCACGGTCGCCGACACCGTGGTGCCGGGTGCGCACTGA
- a CDS encoding anti-sigma factor family protein: MSRPAPPPTDDELHAWVDGQLAAERHDSVEEAIASDPAVAAKVAAWHTQRDALRRLHGELLDEPVPAALMGALDRHLPRTARHVSWLRWGGMAAGLLIAFAAGWLGNAQWSITRGGAQLAKVPAVREFVHDASVAHAVYAPEKRHPVEVAASEQQHLVQWLSRRLDRPLKVPDLSTQGYTLVGGRLLPGETGARAQFMFEDAAGERVTLYIGTLDANAAGATAARETAFRFASEGPVPSFYWVDQGFGYALAGKLPREVLLKLATLAYRDLS; the protein is encoded by the coding sequence ATGAGCCGCCCCGCCCCGCCCCCTACCGACGACGAACTGCACGCCTGGGTCGATGGCCAGTTGGCCGCCGAGCGCCATGACTCGGTCGAGGAAGCCATCGCCAGCGATCCCGCCGTGGCCGCCAAGGTCGCGGCCTGGCACACGCAGCGCGATGCCCTGCGCCGGCTGCATGGTGAGCTGCTCGACGAACCCGTTCCCGCTGCCCTGATGGGCGCACTCGATCGGCATCTGCCACGAACGGCGCGGCACGTCTCCTGGCTTCGCTGGGGTGGCATGGCGGCCGGCCTGCTGATCGCCTTCGCTGCCGGCTGGCTTGGGAATGCGCAATGGTCCATCACACGCGGCGGCGCGCAATTGGCCAAGGTGCCGGCCGTACGCGAATTCGTGCACGACGCCTCGGTCGCGCACGCCGTCTACGCGCCCGAGAAAAGACACCCCGTCGAAGTAGCCGCCTCCGAGCAGCAGCACCTGGTCCAGTGGCTCTCCAGGCGCCTCGACAGGCCGCTGAAGGTGCCCGACCTCTCCACCCAGGGCTACACCCTGGTCGGTGGCCGCCTGCTGCCAGGGGAAACCGGCGCGCGCGCCCAGTTCATGTTCGAGGACGCGGCCGGCGAGCGCGTGACGCTCTACATCGGCACGCTGGACGCCAATGCCGCCGGGGCCACCGCCGCACGCGAAACCGCCTTCCGCTTCGCCTCCGAAGGCCCCGTACCCAGCTTCTACTGGGTCGACCAGGGCTTCGGCTATGCCCTCGCCGGCAAGCTGCCGCGAGAAGTTCTGCTCAAACTTGCGACGCTGGCCTACCGCGATTTGTCGTAA
- a CDS encoding COG4315 family predicted lipoprotein, whose amino-acid sequence MKLLSASILAAALLAGCGGMSNKTASAPDTPTRTADGVLVGPNGMTLYTFTKDTAGSGTSACNAQCAANWPALSVADTAKPIGGYTIIIREDGKRQWAYKGWPLYYWAKDAKPGDKTGDGVANGAWKVARP is encoded by the coding sequence ATGAAATTGCTCAGCGCCTCGATCCTCGCGGCGGCCCTGCTCGCCGGCTGCGGCGGCATGTCCAACAAGACCGCCAGCGCCCCCGACACGCCCACCCGCACCGCCGACGGCGTGCTGGTCGGACCGAACGGGATGACGCTGTACACCTTCACCAAGGACACTGCCGGTTCCGGCACTTCCGCCTGCAACGCCCAGTGCGCCGCCAACTGGCCCGCGCTCAGCGTGGCCGACACCGCCAAGCCCATCGGCGGCTACACCATCATCATTCGCGAAGACGGCAAGCGCCAGTGGGCCTACAAGGGCTGGCCGCTGTACTACTGGGCGAAAGATGCCAAGCCCGGCGACAAGACCGGCGACGGCGTGGCCAACGGCGCCTGGAAAGTCGCCCGTCCCTGA
- a CDS encoding RNA polymerase sigma factor: MDARLLVEHIPSLRRYARALTGNAWAADDLVQDTLERACSKWRLWVVGSDLRAWLFTVMHNIFASQVRRTPPPHAVVPLDDLPHELQGGIDPGRDQGTSLDLQRCLMQLPDEQRAVLLLVTLEDLSYAEVAKVLGIPAGTVMSRLSRARVRLQELMDGASTPVRPGLRRLK, encoded by the coding sequence ATGGACGCCCGCCTGCTGGTCGAGCACATCCCGAGCCTGCGCCGCTATGCGCGGGCACTCACGGGCAATGCGTGGGCGGCCGACGACCTGGTGCAGGACACGCTGGAGCGCGCCTGCAGCAAGTGGCGTCTGTGGGTGGTAGGCAGCGACCTGCGCGCCTGGCTCTTCACCGTCATGCACAACATCTTCGCGAGCCAGGTGCGCCGCACGCCACCACCCCACGCCGTGGTGCCGCTCGACGACCTGCCGCACGAGCTGCAGGGCGGCATCGACCCCGGCCGCGACCAGGGCACCAGCCTCGACCTGCAGCGCTGCCTGATGCAGTTGCCGGACGAACAGCGCGCCGTGCTGCTGCTGGTGACGCTCGAAGACCTGTCGTATGCCGAAGTGGCCAAGGTGCTCGGCATCCCGGCCGGCACGGTGATGTCGCGCCTGTCGCGTGCCCGCGTCCGGCTGCAGGAACTGATGGACGGCGCATCGACGCCTGTTCGCCCCGGCCTGCGCCGCCTCAAATGA
- a CDS encoding COG4315 family predicted lipoprotein produces MSHFRASSAVLLSAVLALPAFAQPKPADGALVGANGMTLYTFDKDTAGNGKSVCNGGCATNWPPFMAADSDKPSGDFTIVTRDDGKKQWAAKGWPLYYWAKDTKPGDKTGDGVNGTWKTAKP; encoded by the coding sequence ATGTCGCATTTCCGCGCATCTTCCGCCGTATTGCTGAGCGCCGTTCTCGCGCTCCCCGCCTTCGCCCAGCCCAAGCCCGCCGACGGCGCGCTGGTCGGTGCGAATGGCATGACGCTCTACACCTTCGACAAGGACACGGCCGGCAACGGCAAGTCGGTCTGCAACGGCGGCTGCGCCACCAACTGGCCACCCTTCATGGCCGCCGACAGCGACAAGCCGAGCGGCGACTTCACCATCGTCACCCGCGACGACGGCAAGAAGCAGTGGGCCGCCAAGGGCTGGCCGCTGTACTACTGGGCCAAGGACACCAAGCCGGGCGACAAGACCGGCGACGGCGTCAACGGCACCTGGAAAACCGCCAAGCCCTGA